A single window of Nitrospirota bacterium DNA harbors:
- a CDS encoding cobyrinate a,c-diamide synthase: MPDKASIPRVVIAGLRGGAGKTTLSVGLVRAWRKRGLQAVSFKKGPDYIDAGWLAQAARSPCYNLDPFLIGEKRVLSSFLAHAGGADCAVIEGNRGLFDGMDAEGSQSTARVARILKSPVILIVDCTKATRTVAALVYGARRFERGVTVAGVVLNNIAGARHEAVTREAVERLAGVPVLGAIPRLGGAEFPERHMGLVPWQEHPEVESAVEATGELVTRYVDLERAFAVARSAPPLTPVREAERPPAEGAPGPPRVGVVRDRAFQFYYPENFEELRRRGAEVVEVSALGAHRLPPGLDALYIGGGFPETHALALAGNGRFRRSLRHAVEEGLPVYAECGGLMYLGESLRLKGKRHPMAGVFPVSFLMHERPRAHGYTVARVVRANPFFRRGTVLRGHEFHYSEVADPEALPGEAALAFRMERGTGIARGRDGLFRKRAFGTYTHLHALGSPEWAEGMMRAAGQHRRARKRP, translated from the coding sequence TTGCCCGATAAAGCAAGCATTCCGAGGGTAGTCATTGCCGGCCTCAGGGGAGGGGCGGGCAAGACTACCCTTTCTGTTGGGCTGGTCCGTGCCTGGAGGAAACGGGGGCTTCAGGCCGTCTCTTTCAAGAAAGGGCCGGATTACATAGACGCGGGCTGGCTGGCCCAGGCCGCCCGGAGCCCCTGCTACAACCTCGACCCCTTCCTCATCGGCGAAAAGCGGGTGCTCTCCTCGTTTCTTGCCCATGCCGGGGGAGCGGACTGCGCGGTCATAGAGGGAAACCGCGGCCTGTTCGACGGCATGGACGCCGAGGGCAGCCAGAGCACCGCCAGAGTGGCGCGCATCCTCAAAAGCCCCGTCATCCTCATCGTGGACTGCACCAAGGCCACCCGCACGGTGGCCGCCCTGGTCTACGGGGCCAGGCGGTTCGAAAGGGGGGTGACGGTTGCGGGCGTGGTCCTCAACAACATAGCGGGAGCCCGGCATGAGGCGGTCACCCGGGAGGCCGTGGAGCGGCTGGCCGGGGTCCCGGTCCTCGGGGCCATCCCCCGCCTGGGCGGGGCCGAGTTCCCCGAGCGGCACATGGGCCTTGTGCCCTGGCAGGAGCACCCGGAGGTGGAAAGCGCCGTGGAGGCCACCGGCGAGCTGGTCACCCGCTACGTCGACCTGGAGAGGGCCTTTGCCGTGGCCCGGAGCGCTCCGCCCCTCACCCCCGTGAGGGAAGCGGAGCGTCCGCCGGCCGAAGGGGCGCCCGGCCCCCCGCGCGTGGGGGTCGTCCGGGACCGGGCCTTTCAGTTCTACTACCCGGAGAACTTCGAGGAGCTCCGGCGCCGGGGGGCGGAGGTCGTGGAGGTGAGCGCCCTCGGGGCCCACCGCCTTCCCCCCGGCCTGGACGCCCTGTACATCGGGGGCGGCTTCCCCGAGACGCACGCCCTGGCCCTGGCGGGAAACGGTCGCTTCCGCCGGAGCCTCCGGCACGCCGTGGAGGAGGGGCTTCCCGTCTATGCGGAATGCGGCGGACTCATGTACCTGGGGGAGAGCCTACGCCTGAAGGGAAAGCGCCACCCCATGGCCGGGGTCTTTCCGGTGAGCTTCCTCATGCACGAGAGGCCCCGGGCCCACGGCTACACCGTGGCAAGGGTGGTCCGGGCCAACCCCTTCTTCAGGCGGGGCACGGTGCTCCGGGGGCATGAGTTTCACTACTCGGAGGTGGCCGACCCGGAGGCCCTTCCGGGGGAGGCAGCCCTGGCCTTCAGGATGGAGCGAGGCACGGGCATTGCCCGTGGACGGGACGGCCTTTTCCGAAAGAGGGCCTTCGGCACCTATACCCACCTGCACGCCCTGGGCTCCCCGGAGTGGGCCGAGGGCATGATGCGGGCGGCGGGCCAGCACAGGCGGGCCCGGAAGCGGCCCTGA